CATTAGATAACATATGATAACATTAGATAACATGTATAACATTAAAGATATACAACATTATAGATATATCTATTAATACGAAGACTGCATTCACATTTTAACAACATGTAATGTtaaacaactgtttaattcCGGTACTAAACTTATacttagaaaatattaaaattgaaagcatACAACGATCgtctaaatatatttatatatttataaataagaaaaatgttaaattacaaagaaatgCATCTCTTCTTCGCGCAATTTCAATAACATCCTCCTGTTCAGTTTCTGTACCATAGAAATAAAGagttaatttaacgaacgAATAATTTGGAATCGTTCTAAATCGTTcataaattgattattaaaactacaataattaatcattttcagcCAACAGCCGTGCGTAAACAAAGAGTCAAGAGATCCTCAAAACTTGtaccaaaaataaatagcGTAACACTTTGATTCGAGAATGATGACTGACACTCAGTTTGttggatatttaaatatgatcCATTACGTTCAAATGATTTCAGATTATCGTTCCTCGTTAACGCGGCAAACATGGTATATCGTGTTTCACGGTGTAATTACATTGTAATTGCGTGCACCCGAGTTTTCTGTAAGCAACGTGCTCCTAAAACGTCTGTTCGGGGGCCCCCCTCTTCTCTTCTTTCGTTCCCTTCCATCATGAGCACCAACTCGACACGGTGCTCTGTATCGCGGACAACAACGTTCGCCGAGTTCTACAATTGCAACTCATGGCACACGCGACAGTCGGTTCCTCCGTCGAGACAAATAAGCACGATAAAAAAAGTACACGCGAAAATGTCGCCTGTGAAACAACGGAGAACACCACACCGGATACCATGCAACAACCCTTACCACCGGACGGAGGATGGGGCTACGTTGTTGTTCTTGCATCCTTCTTGATCCACGTAATTAGTACGTAATCAACTATTTTCTCGTCTCGTTACGTTCGATAACGATCAACGATCCTCGACGCGACTGTTTAACCAATACCTgtcattttaaatcaattgcGAAGAACGTGCAAGTATTTGTTAATTAAGCGCTTCGAATCGAAGgggtatttcaatatttttagttgGACTTGATCTCTGAATTTTAGATATTGGAGAAAATCGAAGGCATCTGTGCGTTTCGATCTTGGTTCTacgattttttatataaattcgtgTACCGgataaaattgtacattaatttacgGGAGATAAGAAAGTTGTGAAACTTTGTTATATCGAGATTTCAGAAGTATGCTTAGCGAGTTAATGTAGCGTTAATTTCTTGTTTCACGCTTGAATATAAGTAGAGAGAAAATTGGAGAAGCAACGGTaggatacaaatttaaatggatATATGTAACGAAGAATATGATATAACGTTATACGCTCacaatttgcaatttatttaataacgaattaattgAAGAAGTCCAAGAAGCGAGgtcgaaacgaatttaaatgaatacatGTAACGAAGAATATGATATAATATCGTAcacttttgcaatttatttaataacgaattaattgAAGAAGTCCAAGAAACGAGgtcgaaacgaatttaaatgaatacatgtaacgaagaatataatataacgtTATACACTCacaatttgcaatttatttactaacgAATTAATTGAAGAAGTCCACGAAACGAGgtcgaaacgaatttaaatgaatacatGTAACGAAGAATATGATATAATATCATAcacttttgcaatttatttaataacgaattaattaaagaagtcCAAGAAACGAGgtcgaaacgaatttaaatgaatatatgtaacgaagaatataatataacgtTATACGCTCacaatttgcaatttatttaataacgaattaattgAAGAAGTCCCAAGAAACGAGgtcgaaacgaatttaaatgaatacatGTAACGAAGAATACGATATAATATCATAcacttttgcaatttatttaataacgaattaattaaagaagtcGGAAAAACGAGgtcgaaacgaatttaaatgaatacacTATTCAGGCTATCacttattatttgtttccacAAACAAAAACGTGCGTTTCTCTTTTGAATCGTCACGTGCCacaggttttcttttttatccttCGTAACATTCGTTTCGGCGAAAGGAGGTTTCCGTTGTCAGCATTAATTGCGAATCGTTGCGTTGTTTTTGAATTCGATTCAGATTATTGGTAGTCGTTTATAACACGGTACACGcgcttaaaaatttataaacattcgTAATTGCAGGTCTCCTCCAAGGAAAATGTTTATCGTACGATTGCCTTTCCATTTCAATCCCGTACCGAACGTGCTAATCGAATAAATGATATCTTTGGTCATTGCGTTACACATCGCGCGTAAAACGCCACGCGATATGACGTTAATAAACACTGAAACGTCTGGGGAAACTGAACAGATTTTGCGATCGACACCGCGACCGGAGATAGTTTGATCCTTTCGTGAATGGATCGATATCTACTTCAAAGTTGAGTCACGGAGGAACACCGAAAGGGAACATCGCTGtttaattgcttaaaaatgctaatttttttagaatacgGTTTTGTTTTACGCATCATCGACTGCTTGATCATTGGGGATCAAGCGCTGTTATAAGATCGTGTCCTCTGTATATCGCAGCTTTGTATATTGTATGCCTAGACTTCTTGCGATGTTAGTAACATCGttagtgaaaaaaaaaaatatacatgtcaaaTTGAGTAatctcttccttttcgaagtcggttgaAAAGGTGCCAAAGTGTGCCGTTTTCTTTGCGCATTAATCGGAAGTTAATATGTCTTTAAAGTACGTTAACGAGTGAACTATTTAGCTGTCGAAGAAGTAAAATTCTACAGGTCCTTTTGGAGAACCTTTTGCTTTATTAAAGCTCTTTGTCTAAAGTTTCCGAGTTTTCAATTGATAGTAACGACAGACGAGCCGTGTGCAAAATTCTACAGCTTCTTTTGGAGAACCCTTTGCTTAACTAAATCTGCCTACCTAGAGTTTCCAAGTTTTCAATCATGGTAAAGACGATCCGTGTTTCCTCGCGTGGAAACGCATCGTCGTTGTTTCGATCGAACAAAGCGCGAATCAAGCTCGAGCAAAGTCTTCCAgctttttcaaactttctatCTCGCATCTGACGAACGAGGAAGGAGGAAGTGAACGATTCACGAGATCTGCGACACGCTTTCTTCGAACTCACGCACAGATTCGCGACACGTGTTCGACTTTAGTCGATCGACTTTCCGTTCGGGGAACGCACCGTTAATCGAATACGGAAATTAAGAAACATGGATCGCGTCGCATACAGAAGAGAAAAAATGACATTTATCAATGCGTAATCGTTCGTTAAACATGACCGACCTTGCGCGAGCACGCGCCGACGCGCGTGAAAATTCCCTCTTCTTCCTCGACCTCGCGAAACCATAAGTATCTCtcatcaaatttttgtagaaaGATCATTTCTCTCCCCTGCGGTAATTTACATTCGATTCTCTCTTCGTGGAGTAAACTTAGAGTTTACACTTTTTATGTTCGTGCCGAAGAAATGATTTCCAATTGAGTCGAGATGATACGTTTCGTTTCTGctgttttttcgttttcttatctacagaattaaaataaattcaacgcgCTGGACCAAATGCAATAATCAGCCAGCGATTAGTAGTGTACCAGAGATTATCTCGAAGTACTACTCTCGTTACATGGCCGTCCATAATATTTTCTCGAGTCTCACCGTGAAACCGTTTTGCATATCGAAACTGCAGGACAACAACCATTCACGATCTACTTGGAGGAATCTTTCAGCTTTCTTATCGCCATGAAAACAGTTCTACTAGCAAcagtaataaaaatcaatgttgcGCTCTTTCTAAACAATTCTAGTANNNNNNNNNNAATGTTGCGCTCTTTCTAAACAATTCTAGTAAAGACACTCTAAAAAGGCTCTATAAAGATAACGTTCGTGATTAAATCGTCATCCTCGATTATTATTGTTCGATTATTACATCCTGCCACTTACGTATGCAAATGTTATACACACGCAAGCACGCGCGAAAGATTTGATTACGCATGACAGTGGTTCGGTGATATGTAAAATCGGAGCATGATAGGGAAAGCATACTTTGTACCGCTCGCGAGTTGTGTTTTCCTTATTTTAGGGAAGAATTCTAACAAGCATTAATTGCTTATGAAATATTGCTCGATACGAAACATTACTTAACCCGCttcatacagggtgtcccaataATTGTGTTACACGCGGAAAAGATGCGATTGtacgtataaaaattaattaaaaatataaaacgaaattcCGTTTGTACGATTGGAATGTTTAGAAGTCGCGCAACGGTTTTCAGTACGAGCTATGTTTAATTAGAGTAGAGTTTATAAACAGTATTATTCTATATTGACGCGCGAATGGATTTTCGTGTACACTATTTTCACCAACGTTGTTAATCGTTGCAACAACAgcttatgaaaataaaaacaataagcGCAACGAACTCGCGCGATATGATAAATAGGCACGGACAGTAAGGAAACGCGAGATAGACTTTAGTAATTTCCAGTAATCAACTACATTAAAGTTTCGCGTTTTATGCGACTTTTATCGTTAATTCtattgcaaattaatttacattaattgaATCGTTAATTATCCGCGCGACTTGCTCTTCCCCGgtacttattttgtacatgGCGCTGTGTTTACCTCTTTAAACTCGctatcaacatttattttacatttattttacataaaatttgcTCCAAATTTGTTGTACACAAACCTTGGAAATCAAGTCTATCTTGTTccttaaaatgtataaatccCTATTAGTTATTCGCGTTTCACATATTTTCGTTGTATACCGCGacgatatattttacaaataccTGATTGATAAGGAAGTCGATGTAAACGTTACAAAAACCGATTCTAATGTTTTCAGTAACAGAGATAACGCAACTATAATTAGCCGACGAGTCTTTCGAAACATTGGACAGAGAAGTAATTACAGGAAATCTTTCATGCAACTGTTATTCATTGATAAATTTACTTGTACcaatcgttaattatttatccatGGAGAATAAAACGTTggaggaatatttttgtgcTAATTCGATGTAAAATACGTCTGATATATTCCTGCGACTCTATGTCTCTTTACGTACAAATTGTTGCCAcgataacattttaaacaatatcgtTAAGAATTATCATACAAAATGTACGATTtagttatacagggtgtcggGGTGTGACACTactaaaaaatttcgttttcgaaCCTTCTTTTTATTCCAATGTATAGCCAgtcgaaaaatcgtaaaaagtGTTACGTGGGACAACctgtatatttcaatttaaataactaaatatactataatatatttttgttcacatCGATTCTCCTTGttttatacacatatttatatgtttatatttatattattatttatattgtattatattatatttatattattatggTTCTCcttgttttatacatatttatatgtttgtatttatataatattattatttataatattctttcagCTGACGGGTTGACTTATTCCTTTGGAGTATTTTACTTAGAGTTTTTGTACTATTTCGAAGGAGGAAAAGGCGCGACAGCGTGGATTGCGTCGATATTAGTGGGTGTCACTTTATGCTCAGGTAATTTCTTCTTCGCTGCGTCTTTGACGATAATCCAAAAAcctacaaaaagaaaaagaacaataatagaaaaagaaatgcttTGCAGGTCCGATATCAGGCtcgtttgtaaataaatacggaTGTCGAGCGGTAACAATAGCTGGTTCTATACTGGCGAGCGCCTGTTTGCTGGCTAGCATGTGGGCTCAACACGTTATCACCCTCTACTTCACTATTGGTCTTGGAACAGGTGAAGTGAAGAACATCTTCTCTGTACACATATATTTAACAGTTTAACTGCtggtatatttataaataattcacaatTTAGAAAGATTAGATTTTAAACATTAAGTTTTCTACATTAGTGTATTAGTCGAGGCTGATATATGCCacatactgttactaggtatATGAAAAGTTTTGTCTGTTTTCTCAAATTGAGCATTGCAAGTAGGCAACTAACAGCACAGTTAGTAGATTCCTGTGCCTAGATATCAGAATGAGAAAACCTATAAATATGCTCCCAGcagataaattgttttaaagaCATGCACAATGATTTTAATAACTGGATCCAGTCATGTCTACTTTCTGGCAACTTCTGAAAGGAAGTGatgaagtaaaaatattgaatagatcAAGGAGGTGTAACAGCctccttttttaaatagaattataatttttgcaaCCTGATTGCTATCTTCAATTTAGACCatcaatgaattaaaaaatacagataTATATCAAGTGCAATAAGTTAACGACttaaatagtaatagtaaCGAAACATTGAGGtacataatgaaaattgataatgaaactattctatataattataaaatcttcATACAACTTCACACTCTTAAATNNNNNNNNNNtattctatataattataaaatcttcATACAACTTCACACTCTTAAATACAGTCAGCTAAATGTTAAGCAATTAATACAGAAGAATCGTTTTACAGGCTTAGGTTTCGGCTTGATCTACTTGCCCGCGATCGTAAGCGTTACCTGTTACTTTGATAAGTATCGTTCCCTTGCAACGGGAATTGCAGTATGCGGTTCTGGCTTAGGTACCTTAGTATTTGCCCCGTGTCTAGAATACCTGATAGCGAGGTACGGATGGCGAGGGGCGCTTATGATCTGTTCTGGGATCGTTTTGAATTGTATCGTTCTCGGAGCGCTTTTCAGGCCCATCGAGGTGGACAAATCGCAACAGAGAAGTTCTCCAGAGGTACAAGATTCTTGTATGTATTATCATTAGAAGCATAATAATGTAGAGAACACTTTCGTACAGAcagtattataaaatgtaaggTAAATATGAGAAAAACATGTGGCTTGATTGATCAAAGTCTGTAAATGGtttaaatttcagtttttaaacTTGATCCATACATCAGTaattacatacaattatttccattctttttaaCATAACTCtcacattattttaatactgtttgcagaCCACAGTTTGAAAAACGCTAATTTCGAGTATACATTAAttacaatacttttttttgtatattcagTTCGAAAGTATCGTTTTTTcttataacttttaattttcagaaatcCTTGAAAGATACGAATACAAAATGTCCCCAAGAAGACGATACAAAAGTATATACAGTTAGTTTTCGAAGGATGAGCAATAATGCCGGTATAACGACAATTAGCCAAcccaatttaatttcaaaagatACGTTACATCAAGAAAGTTTAGAGAATACCCAAAAAGAGATGTTggtattttctgttttttttttttttttttttttttttaatgcatttcTTAATGTTAATTTGTCTTCTTTCTTGATATTTATACGGTCgaatacttttaaacattaaaaacatacataaatcTCATATTAACGATATGTTAATATATTATCTATAGATATGGACgttaatgtatacaaatttaacattaaaaaatggatgAACATGAACATGTTTACACGAAAAAACGATTAAACGATgtttttacttatttacaGACCGATTTTAATACAAAGGCATAACGAAGAAATGGTTTATATACAATCTTTAAAAACTGAACCTTGTGGTGTAGAATGTTCAAACTCGGATAGTAAAAAGTTTAAAGCCTACTGCAAAAACAAAATAGGTCATCTCAAAGAAACTATGGATCTTTCGATATTAAAAGACCCagtctttattttatttacattttccaatttttgcACCAGCATTGGATTTTATGTGCCATATGTATATGTCATGGTACGCATACAAATagcatttttgtttcaaaacgtttagaaataaatactcttggttttattattaaataaaattttcatttttatgtagCCTCAAGCAGAAGAACAgggaattaataaaaaagatgcAAGCTATCTTCTTGCAGTAATTGGAATCGCTAATACTGTAGGTCGTATAATCTTGGGATACATATCAGATAAACCATGGGTTAATCGATTATTGATATATATCTTATGCCTTACAACATGTGGCATTTGTaagttataatatttctgttattaaatttattataaacatttgtaaAAGACACAAtgtcaatttctttatttttctagcTACAATTTTTAGTACAGTATGTACATCTTTCGCAACATTTGCACTTTATTCGTCCGTATTTGGATTCACATCTGGTGCTTATGTCGGTCTGACATCTGTAATTTTAGTAGACTTATTGGGTTTGAGACGTCTTACAAATGCTTTTGGtctacttttattatttcaaggtTTCGCGTCACTCTTAGGCCCACCGATTGCTGGTATGGCTATATAGCTTCATGACAGCTATAGCTTTGAATCTAAtcattttcatgtaaattgcattttttagGGTGGCTATATGATGCACTTGAGTCTTATGATCCTGGATTTTTCACTGCTGGTGGTATGATTACTGTTAGTGgactaatattattttttataccaCTTATTCAACGAAAGGTAaagcaaaatgtaaataataacaaaatgaaaaatacaataaacaatgaacctatttaaaaaaactctTTTAATACGATTTAACCTTATTATCTCTGTAAAGTAAACTGGTcacttattaaaataacattatattaAGATTATATTAAGGCTATATGtagtaaatttcaattattctattgaacaattttcactatgtacttatttatcatttactGCAT
The sequence above is drawn from the Hylaeus volcanicus isolate JK05 chromosome 2, UHH_iyHylVolc1.0_haploid, whole genome shotgun sequence genome and encodes:
- the LOC128872068 gene encoding monocarboxylate transporter 12 yields the protein MAHATVGSSVETNKHDKKSTRENVACETTENTTPDTMQQPLPPDGGWGYVVVLASFLIHVITDGLTYSFGVFYLEFLYYFEGGKGATAWIASILVGVTLCSGPISGSFVNKYGCRAVTIAGSILASACLLASMWAQHVITLYFTIGLGTGLGFGLIYLPAIVSVTCYFDKYRSLATGIAVCGSGLGTLVFAPCLEYLIARYGWRGALMICSGIVLNCIVLGALFRPIEVDKSQQRSSPEKSLKDTNTKCPQEDDTKVYTVSFRRMSNNAGITTISQPNLISKDTLHQESLENTQKEIPILIQRHNEEMVYIQSLKTEPCGVECSNSDSKKFKAYCKNKIGHLKETMDLSILKDPVFILFTFSNFCTSIGFYVPYVYVMPQAEEQGINKKDASYLLAVIGIANTVGRIILGYISDKPWVNRLLIYILCLTTCGISTIFSTVCTSFATFALYSSVFGFTSGAYVGLTSVILVDLLGLRRLTNAFGLLLLFQGFASLLGPPIAGWLYDALESYDPGFFTAGGMITVSGLILFFIPLIQRKVKQNVNNNKMKNTINNEPI